In Kitasatospora gansuensis, a genomic segment contains:
- a CDS encoding SAM-dependent methyltransferase — MTEEFETPGLARAMDYLLGGEAHGPADREAADRACAAWPTGDLRAELRSARATLGRMVAHLVGEAGLGQLLHIGAGLPTMRNTHQVAQRMAPATRVVYVSRDPGVVAHARHLLRQQPRSPTAYVHGELGDPDRILRDAAGVLDLSRPIGLVLFGGLHFVPGADDPAGLVQLLVDAVPSGSWVAFGHLATHERDHLMDAAMERIVPDWSGQIVRRNRAEAMALLDRSLELEDPGMVLSTEWRPESSAAPTGSPAMWCAVARKP, encoded by the coding sequence GTGACCGAAGAGTTCGAAACCCCCGGTCTGGCCCGGGCCATGGACTACCTGCTGGGCGGCGAGGCGCACGGCCCCGCCGACCGGGAAGCCGCCGACCGGGCCTGCGCGGCCTGGCCGACCGGCGACCTGCGGGCCGAACTGCGGTCCGCCCGGGCCACGTTGGGCCGGATGGTGGCCCATCTGGTCGGCGAGGCGGGCCTGGGGCAGCTGCTGCACATCGGGGCCGGCCTCCCCACCATGCGCAACACCCACCAGGTCGCCCAGCGGATGGCTCCGGCCACCCGGGTGGTCTACGTCAGCCGGGACCCGGGCGTGGTGGCGCACGCCCGGCACCTGCTCCGGCAGCAGCCGAGAAGCCCAACCGCTTATGTGCACGGCGAGTTGGGCGACCCGGATCGGATTCTCCGGGACGCTGCCGGGGTACTGGACCTGTCACGCCCGATCGGGCTGGTGCTCTTCGGCGGACTGCACTTCGTGCCCGGCGCGGACGACCCGGCCGGGCTGGTGCAGTTGCTGGTGGACGCGGTCCCCTCGGGCAGCTGGGTGGCCTTCGGACACCTGGCCACCCACGAACGGGACCACCTGATGGACGCCGCGATGGAACGGATCGTGCCGGACTGGAGCGGTCAGATCGTCCGCCGGAACCGGGCGGAGGCGATGGCCCTGCTGGACCGGAGCCTCGAACTGGAGGACCCGGGCATGGTGCTGTCCACCGAGTGGCGCCCCGAGTCATCGGCCGCCCCGACCGGGTCACCGGCCATGTGGTGCGCGGTCGCCCGCAAACCGTGA
- a CDS encoding helix-turn-helix transcriptional regulator, with amino-acid sequence MTSAGEPSRHENAGPLLYRWLRENDSRSHTEAAQALGLDAREAAVAWAELRALRLVRPGSAIGETDLVEPDTALLGLLGTLRQKRAVLSSHCQELTSIVSATESLLERYRPAAARLTERIEVEVVTGLRNQQRVLRDFAELPRTQSRTLHADTVPSKTMSQTLSSFLTEKGRMVRRGVTVRAIYPQGFNSARWQCKYLAEVRRVGVELRLAPQVPCSLVIGDLDVALLPPRPGRLEDPLVVIRGAALVRTYAALYDDHWLRAFPYPGPAEVAAGSPGDWLTEQHRTSLRLLANGLTDERIARSMGVSVRTVSRLVSEVTRHLGAHSRFQAGVLACARGLV; translated from the coding sequence GTGACCAGCGCGGGTGAGCCGTCCCGGCACGAGAACGCCGGACCGCTGCTCTACCGGTGGCTGCGGGAGAACGACTCGCGCAGCCACACCGAGGCGGCGCAGGCCCTGGGTCTGGACGCCCGGGAGGCGGCGGTGGCCTGGGCCGAGCTGCGCGCGCTGCGGCTGGTCAGGCCCGGATCGGCGATCGGCGAGACCGACCTGGTGGAGCCGGACACCGCGCTGCTCGGCCTGCTCGGCACCCTGCGGCAGAAGCGGGCCGTCCTCAGCTCGCACTGCCAGGAGTTGACCTCGATCGTGAGCGCCACCGAATCCCTGCTGGAGCGCTACCGGCCGGCCGCGGCCCGGCTGACCGAGCGGATCGAGGTGGAGGTGGTGACCGGCCTCCGCAACCAGCAGCGGGTGCTGCGGGACTTCGCCGAGCTGCCCCGGACACAGAGCCGCACCCTGCACGCCGACACGGTGCCGTCGAAGACGATGAGTCAGACCCTGAGCAGCTTCCTGACCGAGAAGGGCCGGATGGTCCGACGCGGGGTCACGGTCCGGGCGATCTACCCGCAGGGCTTCAACTCGGCGCGCTGGCAGTGCAAGTACCTGGCCGAGGTGCGGCGGGTCGGGGTGGAGCTGCGGCTCGCCCCGCAGGTCCCGTGCAGCCTGGTGATCGGCGATCTGGACGTCGCCCTGCTGCCGCCGCGGCCCGGCCGGCTCGAGGACCCGCTGGTCGTGATCCGCGGCGCGGCGCTGGTGCGGACGTACGCCGCGCTCTACGACGACCACTGGCTGCGGGCCTTCCCGTACCCCGGGCCCGCCGAGGTGGCCGCCGGCTCGCCGGGCGACTGGCTGACCGAGCAGCACCGCACCTCGCTCCGGCTGCTCGCCAACGGGCTGACGGACGAACGGATCGCCCGGTCGATGGGCGTCTCCGTCCGTACCGTCAGCCGCCTGGTGTCCGAGGTGACCCGGCACCTGGGCGCGCACAGCCGCTTCCAGGCCGGGGTGCTGGCCTGCGCCCGCGGGCTGGTCTGA
- a CDS encoding helix-turn-helix transcriptional regulator, with translation MQAAVERAIATMWDRYEEPLSLDDIADTAILSKFYFSRVFRTLTGTSPGRFLSAIRLLKAKHLLLRTELSVTDISYQVGYNSLGTFTSRFTRSVGLSPGRYRTLARTGMPVAPRAFRSAAARRTCEVRGSVGSPEVGLPTRIYVAAFTDPIVQGEPVACDILEGPGEFVLSGIQEGVWHLRAAVVSVYDVEPQPWKRSPLFIGSSRPLTVRADHPIEVDLETREFCPFDLPILLALPELDCWQLPQPELAAGAIGLTRG, from the coding sequence TTGCAAGCCGCAGTCGAGCGTGCGATCGCGACGATGTGGGACCGCTACGAGGAACCACTCTCGTTGGACGACATCGCGGACACCGCCATTCTGAGCAAGTTCTATTTCTCCCGGGTGTTCCGGACCCTCACGGGGACGTCACCGGGGCGGTTCCTGTCCGCGATTCGGCTGCTGAAGGCGAAGCACCTGTTGCTCAGGACCGAACTGAGCGTCACCGACATCTCCTACCAGGTGGGTTACAACAGCCTCGGCACCTTCACCAGCCGGTTCACCCGCAGCGTCGGGCTCTCCCCGGGGCGGTACCGGACGCTGGCCAGGACCGGGATGCCGGTCGCCCCCCGGGCGTTCCGGTCGGCGGCGGCCCGGCGGACCTGCGAGGTGCGTGGCTCGGTGGGCTCGCCCGAGGTCGGCTTACCGACCCGCATCTACGTCGCGGCGTTCACCGATCCGATCGTGCAGGGCGAGCCGGTGGCCTGCGACATCCTCGAGGGCCCGGGCGAGTTCGTGCTGTCCGGGATCCAGGAGGGCGTGTGGCACCTGCGGGCGGCGGTGGTCTCGGTGTACGACGTCGAGCCGCAGCCGTGGAAGCGCAGCCCGCTGTTCATCGGCTCCAGCCGGCCGCTGACGGTGCGGGCGGACCACCCGATCGAGGTCGATCTGGAGACCCGCGAGTTCTGCCCGTTCGACCTGCCGATCCTGCTGGCGCTGCCCGAGCTCGACTGCTGGCAGCTGCCGCAGCCGGAGCTGGCGGCCGGGGCGATCGGTCTCACTCGGGGCTGA
- a CDS encoding SDR family NAD(P)-dependent oxidoreductase, which translates to MSDLSGRTTIVVGASRGLGHGIATAFAEAGAPVVAVSRTATVFPEPANGAGGIQAETADAGDPTVVADLIDRHQPQTVVLVAGATPHMRPLQQQTWETFSANWESDVRISFHWLREALLTPLRPGSRVVVFSSGAALAGSPLSGGYAGAKATQRFITAYAQDEADRAGLDISFTTVLPRITPLTGLGQAAARAYAARDNRSEEEYVQQLGPLLSPEQAGAAVIELVQADAATVAPGYLLTGAGLKKLG; encoded by the coding sequence ATGAGCGACCTGTCCGGCCGGACCACCATCGTCGTCGGTGCCAGCCGCGGTCTGGGGCACGGGATCGCCACCGCCTTCGCCGAGGCCGGCGCCCCGGTGGTCGCGGTGTCCCGTACCGCGACCGTCTTCCCCGAGCCGGCCAACGGCGCGGGCGGCATCCAGGCGGAGACCGCCGACGCCGGTGACCCCACGGTGGTCGCCGATCTGATCGACCGCCACCAGCCGCAGACCGTCGTCCTGGTGGCCGGCGCCACCCCGCACATGCGGCCGCTGCAGCAGCAGACCTGGGAGACCTTCTCGGCCAACTGGGAGAGCGACGTACGGATCTCGTTCCACTGGCTGCGCGAGGCACTGCTCACCCCGCTCCGGCCCGGCAGCCGGGTGGTGGTGTTCAGCAGCGGGGCCGCACTGGCCGGCTCGCCGCTCAGCGGCGGCTACGCGGGCGCCAAGGCCACCCAGCGCTTCATCACGGCCTACGCCCAGGACGAGGCGGACCGGGCGGGGCTGGACATCAGCTTCACCACGGTGCTCCCCCGGATCACCCCGCTGACCGGCCTCGGCCAGGCGGCGGCCCGGGCGTACGCGGCCCGCGACAACCGCTCCGAGGAGGAGTACGTCCAGCAGCTGGGCCCGCTGCTCTCCCCGGAGCAGGCCGGTGCCGCGGTGATCGAGCTGGTGCAGGCGGACGCCGCCACGGTGGCCCCCGGCTACCTGCTGACCGGCGCCGGGCTGAAGAAGCTCGGCTGA
- a CDS encoding carboxymuconolactone decarboxylase family protein gives MTEQQVPAARVPLIDEADATGRTAELYDLIKSRTGLPFVPDMFRLVSTRPDLMEVLITGYTGVFSDGVLPRATREMISAWSSKVNGCPYCVGTHNWFLSQFGGSEELTHAIATADKPGELPLDEKHLALMELVTQVCTGAYRITDEEWDRVAAAGWNNDEMLEAVFTAGLFAFINRLVDGYGLGSSMTRSRVASQSDSGADGTAG, from the coding sequence ATGACCGAACAGCAGGTTCCGGCGGCGCGCGTTCCGCTGATCGACGAGGCCGATGCGACCGGAAGGACCGCGGAACTCTACGACCTGATCAAGAGCAGGACGGGCCTTCCATTCGTGCCCGATATGTTTCGGCTGGTCTCCACCCGGCCGGATCTGATGGAGGTTCTCATCACCGGCTACACCGGGGTATTCAGCGACGGAGTGCTGCCCCGGGCCACCCGAGAGATGATCTCGGCCTGGAGTTCGAAGGTGAACGGCTGCCCGTACTGCGTGGGAACCCACAACTGGTTCCTCTCGCAGTTCGGCGGCAGCGAGGAACTCACCCACGCGATCGCCACCGCCGACAAGCCGGGCGAACTCCCGCTGGACGAGAAGCACCTGGCGCTGATGGAGCTGGTCACCCAGGTCTGCACCGGTGCGTACCGGATCACCGACGAGGAGTGGGACCGGGTCGCGGCGGCGGGCTGGAACAACGACGAGATGCTGGAAGCGGTCTTCACCGCCGGGCTGTTCGCCTTCATCAACCGCCTGGTGGACGGCTACGGTCTGGGCAGCTCGATGACCCGCAGCCGGGTCGCCAGCCAGTCCGACTCCGGCGCGGACGGGACGGCCGGCTGA
- a CDS encoding carboxymuconolactone decarboxylase family protein: protein MHRRMVQSSLRGLSLLQVRHVKPVGFDAARDGVAQVYRELERDFGVLAPPIALHSPAFGPLAASWLMLREPMLVAGVAARTTKEAVAAAVSVANECPFCIRMHSAMLHSLAPGKDSAAIREGRLDQVADPAVRAVADWVRDGAVRDTAAKTRFPFAAEQVPELLGSVVIMHYLNRMVNVFLGAMPLPPGAPESSLRPVMKVLTWLLRSAARAEPKAGGTLGLLPAAALPADLAWAASNPQIAAAFARAAAAVELAGRAALPDGVRELVLDTVDAWDGRPPGLGRGWADAAVETRPAEERPAARLALLTALAAYTVDETVVDAARAAGADDEALIGITAWASLTAARAVGAWMYQPE, encoded by the coding sequence GTGCACAGAAGGATGGTCCAGTCCTCGTTGCGGGGGCTCTCGCTGCTCCAGGTACGCCACGTCAAGCCGGTCGGGTTCGATGCGGCCCGCGACGGCGTGGCCCAGGTGTACCGCGAACTGGAGCGGGACTTCGGCGTGTTGGCCCCGCCCATCGCGCTGCACTCGCCCGCGTTCGGCCCGCTTGCGGCGAGCTGGCTGATGCTCAGGGAGCCCATGCTGGTGGCCGGGGTGGCGGCGCGGACCACCAAGGAGGCGGTGGCCGCGGCGGTCTCGGTCGCCAACGAGTGCCCGTTCTGCATCCGGATGCACAGCGCCATGCTGCACAGCCTGGCGCCCGGGAAGGACAGTGCGGCGATCCGGGAGGGCCGGCTCGACCAGGTCGCCGACCCGGCGGTCCGCGCGGTGGCCGACTGGGTCCGGGACGGTGCCGTCCGCGACACCGCCGCGAAGACCAGGTTCCCGTTCGCCGCCGAGCAGGTGCCGGAGCTGCTCGGATCGGTGGTGATCATGCACTACCTGAACCGCATGGTGAACGTCTTCCTGGGCGCCATGCCGCTGCCGCCCGGCGCACCGGAGAGCTCGCTGCGGCCGGTCATGAAGGTGCTCACCTGGCTGCTCCGTTCGGCGGCCCGGGCCGAGCCGAAGGCAGGCGGCACACTGGGCCTGCTGCCGGCCGCGGCGCTGCCCGCGGACCTGGCCTGGGCGGCGTCCAACCCGCAGATCGCGGCAGCCTTCGCCCGAGCCGCGGCCGCCGTGGAGCTGGCAGGACGGGCCGCGCTGCCGGACGGCGTACGGGAGTTGGTGCTGGACACCGTGGACGCCTGGGACGGGCGCCCGCCCGGCCTCGGCCGGGGCTGGGCCGACGCGGCGGTGGAGACCCGCCCCGCCGAGGAGCGCCCGGCCGCCCGGCTGGCCCTGCTGACCGCGCTCGCCGCCTACACGGTGGACGAGACGGTGGTCGACGCCGCCCGCGCGGCGGGTGCCGACGACGAAGCGCTGATCGGCATCACGGCCTGGGCGAGCCTGACCGCCGCCCGTGCGGTGGGTGCCTGGATGTACCAGCCCGAGTGA
- a CDS encoding SDR family oxidoreductase: MSNQQLAGSTAIVTGASRGFGRATATALVKAGVEVVGVSRDGAALEELRAELGDGFVPVVAGVTDQALVDRLIYTYRPRTLVLNAGATPVMAPIQEQTWDSFQGNWEVDVQQTFRWVRAALLLPLESGSTVISLSSGAVVNGSPLSGGYAGAKATVRYISAYAAEESARQALGIRFVSVLPRLTPETGLGAGAVRAYADRQGVDVPTFLDAFGPTLSPESVGATLLELAADDGLRHPGYLLGPQGLKQL, encoded by the coding sequence ATGTCCAACCAGCAGCTGGCCGGTAGCACCGCCATCGTGACCGGCGCCAGCCGGGGGTTCGGCCGGGCCACCGCGACCGCGCTCGTCAAGGCCGGGGTCGAGGTGGTCGGGGTGTCCAGGGACGGTGCCGCGCTGGAGGAGCTCCGCGCCGAGCTCGGCGACGGCTTCGTGCCGGTGGTGGCCGGGGTCACCGACCAGGCGCTGGTGGACCGGCTGATCTACACCTACCGGCCGCGCACCCTGGTGCTGAACGCCGGCGCGACCCCGGTGATGGCCCCGATCCAGGAGCAGACCTGGGACAGCTTCCAGGGGAACTGGGAGGTGGACGTCCAGCAGACCTTCCGCTGGGTGCGGGCGGCGCTGCTGCTGCCGCTGGAGAGCGGCAGTACGGTGATCTCGCTCTCCAGCGGCGCCGTGGTCAACGGCTCGCCGCTGAGCGGCGGTTACGCGGGCGCCAAGGCGACGGTCCGGTACATCTCCGCGTACGCGGCGGAGGAGTCGGCCCGGCAGGCGCTGGGCATCCGGTTCGTCTCGGTGCTGCCCAGGCTGACGCCGGAGACCGGCCTCGGGGCGGGCGCGGTGCGGGCGTACGCCGACCGGCAGGGGGTGGACGTGCCGACCTTCCTGGACGCGTTCGGGCCGACCCTGAGCCCGGAGTCGGTGGGCGCGACCCTGCTGGAGCTGGCGGCCGATGACGGTCTGCGGCACCCCGGGTACCTGCTCGGGCCGCAGGGGCTGAAGCAACTCTGA
- a CDS encoding p-hydroxycinnamoyl CoA hydratase/lyase: MIELDTINLEIDGPTATIYLNRPDKKNAMNPQMHQDMNQALDAIEEAGDVKVVVVTGNGDSFSSGMDLEECFLKPYEDPQLFYRTNLVALNWFKRLKAFPAVTIAKVNGFSFGGGVLVTGICDLAIASETALFGLSEINFGIFPAGGASWAAAHNFSRKQALYYILTGDTLTGAEAEKYGLVNKAVPADQLDAATDKLVRKLVKKNPVTLALAKQVYEHNRTVDLPAAIDYDQAKLWELSRLTGNEWINVALKQFEKRSYQPGLSTYSRAEVAS, translated from the coding sequence ATGATCGAGCTGGACACGATCAACCTGGAGATCGACGGACCCACCGCCACGATTTACCTGAACCGGCCGGACAAGAAGAACGCCATGAACCCCCAGATGCACCAGGACATGAACCAGGCCCTGGACGCGATCGAGGAGGCCGGGGACGTCAAGGTCGTCGTGGTGACCGGCAACGGTGACAGCTTCAGCTCCGGCATGGACCTGGAGGAGTGCTTCCTCAAGCCGTACGAGGACCCCCAGTTGTTCTACCGGACCAACCTGGTGGCGCTGAACTGGTTCAAGCGGCTCAAGGCTTTCCCGGCCGTGACCATCGCCAAGGTGAACGGCTTCTCGTTCGGCGGCGGCGTCCTGGTCACCGGGATCTGCGACCTGGCGATCGCCTCCGAGACCGCGCTGTTCGGTCTCTCCGAGATCAACTTCGGCATCTTCCCGGCCGGCGGCGCCAGTTGGGCCGCCGCGCACAACTTCTCCCGTAAGCAGGCGCTCTACTACATCCTGACCGGCGACACCCTGACCGGAGCGGAGGCGGAGAAGTACGGGCTGGTCAACAAGGCGGTACCGGCTGACCAGTTGGACGCCGCGACCGACAAACTGGTCCGCAAGCTGGTCAAGAAGAACCCGGTCACCCTGGCGCTGGCCAAGCAGGTCTACGAGCACAACCGGACCGTGGACCTGCCGGCCGCGATCGACTACGACCAGGCCAAGCTCTGGGAGCTCTCCCGGCTGACCGGGAACGAGTGGATCAACGTCGCGCTGAAGCAGTTCGAGAAGCGCAGCTACCAGCCCGGCCTGAGCACGTACAGTCGGGCGGAAGTGGCCTCATGA
- a CDS encoding sigma-70 family RNA polymerase sigma factor — protein sequence MIVEDFEQISDQYRTELLAHCYRMVGSIHDAEDLVQETYLRAWRSYHAFEGRSSLRTWLYRIATNTCLTALERRDRRQLPSGLAGPNERPRTPLAPALPEFPWLQPAPDALRGAPPADPAAIVAARGSLRLALIAALQCLPPRQRAVLILRDVLAMPAGEVADLLGTSVPAVKSALQRARGQLERLAPAEDEVTDAVAPDQRELLDGYLHAFENADIKALLALLTDDAVAEMPPYPTWFRGRETVARFFASQVLTTPGQYRLTPTRANGQPAFGLYRLGPDGRHHAHSVTVLTLAGNRIARISGFLDPTLFRPFGLEPVHDPQEAAVH from the coding sequence ATGATCGTTGAGGACTTCGAGCAGATCTCCGACCAGTACCGGACGGAACTGCTGGCGCACTGCTACCGGATGGTCGGCTCGATCCACGACGCCGAGGATCTGGTGCAGGAGACCTATCTGCGGGCCTGGCGCTCGTACCACGCGTTCGAGGGCCGGTCCTCGCTGCGCACCTGGCTCTACCGGATCGCCACCAACACCTGCCTGACCGCGCTGGAGCGCCGCGACCGCCGGCAGCTGCCGTCCGGCCTCGCGGGCCCGAACGAACGGCCGCGGACCCCGCTGGCTCCCGCGCTGCCGGAGTTCCCCTGGCTGCAGCCCGCGCCCGACGCGCTGCGGGGCGCGCCGCCCGCCGACCCGGCCGCCATCGTCGCCGCCCGGGGCAGCCTCCGGCTCGCGCTGATCGCCGCGCTCCAGTGTCTGCCGCCCCGTCAGCGGGCCGTGCTGATCCTGCGCGACGTGCTCGCGATGCCCGCCGGGGAGGTCGCCGACCTGCTCGGCACCAGCGTCCCCGCGGTCAAGAGCGCGCTCCAGCGGGCCCGGGGCCAGCTGGAGCGGCTCGCGCCCGCCGAGGACGAGGTCACCGACGCCGTGGCCCCGGACCAGCGCGAGCTGCTGGACGGCTATCTGCACGCGTTCGAGAACGCCGACATCAAGGCCCTGCTGGCGTTGCTGACCGACGACGCGGTGGCCGAGATGCCGCCGTACCCGACCTGGTTCCGCGGCCGGGAGACGGTGGCCCGGTTCTTCGCGAGTCAGGTGCTCACCACCCCCGGTCAGTACCGGCTGACGCCCACCCGGGCCAACGGCCAGCCCGCCTTCGGCCTCTACCGGCTCGGCCCGGACGGCCGCCACCACGCCCACTCGGTCACCGTGCTCACCCTGGCCGGGAACCGGATCGCGCGGATCTCCGGTTTCCTGGACCCGACGCTGTTCCGGCCCTTCGGGCTGGAGCCCGTCCATGACCCGCAGGAGGCCGCCGTCCACTGA
- a CDS encoding AMP-binding protein, producing the protein MIFTGPHPPVHVPETSFTSFILQRAEQHADTVATVDVTGANAYTYGELADAIGRAADGLRARGFRTGDVLAMLAPNLPDYPIAFHAAALAGGSVVLLNPLDTVDDLAAHLNEAGARLLVISPTELDKAQQLLLGTPVEEIIVLGKADGATPFAALLTDGPPPEVTVDPAADTVALLHSSGSTGHPKGVMLTHRNMIANVLQTSLVAPLDADEKVLAVPPFHHAFGLIMVMNASLLQGATLVTMPRFDPETYLRAIEEHRITRLYVVPTIAVLLAKSPLVDRYDLSSVREIVSGGAALDPETARLCRERLGCRIGQGYGLTEALVSFMQLDHSEAPGSVGRNSPNIECKIVDIGTGEELGRDQNGEILIRGPHVMKGYLNAEEATRQVLEPDGFLHTGDLGYVDRNGELFIVDRIKELIKYKGQQVSPVELEAVLMTHPKIADAAVIGVPDEEASEIPKGFVVTREPATPEEIMAFVADRVAPYKKIRQVEFIEQIPRTPVGKIQRRALKEWGCTTR; encoded by the coding sequence ATGATCTTCACCGGCCCGCACCCGCCGGTGCACGTGCCCGAGACCTCGTTCACCTCCTTCATCCTGCAACGGGCCGAGCAGCACGCCGACACGGTGGCGACCGTGGACGTCACGGGCGCGAACGCTTACACCTACGGGGAGCTCGCCGACGCCATCGGGCGCGCCGCCGACGGGCTGCGCGCCCGCGGCTTCCGGACCGGCGACGTGCTGGCCATGCTGGCGCCGAACCTGCCCGACTACCCGATCGCCTTCCACGCGGCGGCGCTGGCGGGCGGCTCCGTGGTGCTGCTCAACCCGCTCGACACGGTGGACGACCTCGCCGCCCACCTGAACGAGGCCGGCGCCCGGCTGCTGGTCATCTCGCCGACCGAGCTGGACAAGGCGCAGCAGCTGCTGCTCGGCACCCCGGTCGAGGAGATCATCGTGCTGGGCAAGGCGGACGGCGCCACGCCCTTCGCCGCGCTGCTGACCGACGGCCCGCCGCCCGAGGTGACGGTGGACCCGGCCGCGGACACCGTGGCCCTGCTGCACTCCAGCGGCAGCACCGGTCACCCCAAGGGGGTGATGCTGACGCACCGGAACATGATCGCCAACGTGCTCCAGACCAGTCTGGTCGCACCGCTCGACGCGGACGAGAAGGTGCTTGCCGTACCGCCCTTCCACCACGCCTTCGGCCTGATCATGGTGATGAACGCCAGCCTGCTCCAGGGCGCCACCCTGGTGACCATGCCGCGCTTCGACCCCGAGACGTACCTGCGGGCGATCGAGGAGCACCGGATCACCCGGCTGTACGTGGTGCCGACGATCGCCGTCCTGCTGGCCAAGAGCCCGCTGGTGGACCGCTACGACCTCTCCTCGGTCCGCGAGATCGTCTCCGGCGGCGCCGCGCTGGACCCGGAGACGGCCAGGCTCTGCCGCGAGCGGCTCGGCTGCCGGATCGGCCAGGGGTACGGCCTCACCGAGGCGCTGGTGTCGTTCATGCAGCTCGACCACTCGGAGGCCCCCGGCTCGGTCGGCCGGAACTCGCCGAACATCGAGTGCAAGATCGTCGACATCGGCACCGGCGAGGAGCTGGGGCGCGACCAGAACGGCGAGATCCTGATCCGGGGCCCGCACGTGATGAAGGGTTACCTGAACGCCGAGGAGGCCACCCGGCAGGTGCTCGAACCGGACGGCTTCCTGCACACCGGCGACCTCGGCTACGTGGACCGGAACGGCGAGCTGTTCATCGTCGACCGGATCAAGGAGCTGATCAAGTACAAGGGCCAGCAGGTCTCCCCGGTCGAGCTGGAGGCGGTCCTGATGACGCATCCGAAGATCGCCGACGCCGCCGTGATCGGGGTGCCGGACGAGGAGGCCAGCGAGATCCCGAAGGGCTTCGTGGTCACCCGGGAGCCGGCCACGCCCGAGGAGATCATGGCCTTCGTCGCCGACCGGGTCGCCCCGTACAAGAAGATCCGTCAGGTCGAGTTCATCGAACAGATCCCCCGCACACCGGTCGGCAAGATCCAGCGCCGGGCCCTCAAAGAGTGGGGCTGCACCACCCGGTAG
- a CDS encoding carboxymuconolactone decarboxylase family protein, which produces MPHIALPAPIPGIRGLMETKPASGRRLSELAEQLLRGESPLSVGERELIAAYVSARNGTRFCTGAHGAAAAHALGGDFALVEAVRQDVTTAPVDERLRALLMLAGQVQTGGLAVTPADIERARAAGADDESIHDTVLIAAAFCMYNRYVDGLGAITPEDPALYDEMGEALVAKGYLG; this is translated from the coding sequence ATGCCACACATCGCGTTGCCGGCCCCGATCCCGGGCATCCGGGGCCTGATGGAGACCAAGCCCGCGTCCGGCCGCCGGCTCAGCGAGTTGGCGGAGCAGTTGCTGCGGGGCGAGTCCCCGCTGAGCGTGGGCGAGCGCGAGCTGATCGCCGCCTACGTCTCCGCCCGGAACGGGACCAGGTTCTGCACCGGCGCGCACGGCGCCGCGGCCGCGCACGCCCTCGGCGGCGACTTCGCACTGGTGGAGGCGGTCCGGCAGGACGTGACCACCGCGCCGGTCGACGAGCGGCTGCGCGCCCTGCTGATGCTGGCCGGCCAGGTGCAGACCGGCGGCCTGGCGGTCACCCCGGCCGACATCGAGCGGGCCAGGGCGGCCGGCGCCGACGACGAGAGCATCCACGACACGGTGCTGATCGCGGCGGCCTTCTGCATGTACAACCGCTACGTCGACGGCCTGGGCGCGATCACGCCCGAGGACCCGGCGCTGTACGACGAGATGGGCGAGGCCCTGGTGGCCAAGGGCTACCTCGGCTGA
- a CDS encoding SDR family NAD(P)-dependent oxidoreductase, which produces MAASRAVLLTGASSGTGMSSGTGQAAALRLHRAGWPVYATGRNLEALAPLAAEGIQVLYLDVTDEQSMVEAVDKITAEHGAVGTLINNAAYSLNGTIGETPVEEVRRQFETNVFGLSRLTQLVLPGMRAQGTGRVVMMSSIFGQFATPGRGYYQATKHALEAIGDSLRHEVSRFGIKVVLIEPSPVLGGFVPMSVADLGMSGQERDGLYDEFWEYFVDWHGAYRETDKPTGRGRMAVRAETVAKVIEQAVSSANPKIRYRIGVPSRLLPRMRWTIGDRMFEKFVRAFFPIP; this is translated from the coding sequence ATGGCCGCGTCCCGGGCGGTGCTGCTGACCGGCGCCTCCTCCGGTACCGGGATGTCCTCCGGCACCGGCCAGGCCGCCGCGCTCCGGCTGCACCGGGCGGGCTGGCCGGTGTACGCGACCGGGCGCAACCTGGAGGCGCTGGCGCCGCTGGCCGCCGAGGGGATCCAGGTGCTGTACCTCGACGTGACGGACGAACAGTCCATGGTCGAGGCCGTCGACAAGATCACCGCCGAGCACGGCGCGGTGGGCACGCTGATCAACAACGCGGCCTACAGCCTGAACGGCACGATCGGTGAGACGCCGGTGGAGGAGGTGCGCCGGCAGTTCGAGACCAATGTCTTCGGGCTGTCCCGGCTGACCCAGCTGGTGCTGCCCGGGATGCGCGCCCAGGGCACCGGCCGGGTGGTCATGATGTCCTCGATCTTCGGTCAGTTCGCCACCCCGGGCCGGGGTTACTACCAGGCCACCAAACACGCGCTGGAGGCGATCGGCGACTCGCTCCGGCACGAGGTCTCGCGGTTCGGCATCAAGGTGGTGCTGATCGAGCCCTCGCCGGTGCTCGGTGGATTCGTGCCGATGTCGGTCGCGGACCTCGGGATGTCCGGACAGGAACGCGACGGCCTTTACGACGAGTTCTGGGAGTACTTCGTCGACTGGCACGGCGCGTACCGGGAGACTGACAAGCCGACCGGTCGCGGTCGAATGGCCGTTCGGGCCGAGACCGTCGCGAAGGTCATCGAGCAGGCGGTGAGCAGTGCCAACCCGAAGATCCGGTACCGGATCGGGGTGCCCTCTCGATTGCTGCCCCGGATGCGCTGGACAATCGGCGATCGCATGTTCGAGAAGTTCGTGCGCGCTTTCTTCCCGATCCCCTGA